The proteins below come from a single Drosophila teissieri strain GT53w chromosome 3L, Prin_Dtei_1.1, whole genome shotgun sequence genomic window:
- the LOC122616991 gene encoding malate dehydrogenase 1, mitochondrial → MFVASRLLAHVGKLPPMVQPLACINRGLKVTVVGSVGGIGQPLSLLLKLNPDVSTLSLYDIKNTTGVGVDLSHINTRATVCPFEGKDGLKKAMDKSDIVVIPAGLPRKPGMKREDLVDVNASVACEVAFAASAVCPGAMLAFITNPINVIVPIVATILKAKGTYDPNRLFGVTSLDVVRAQTFVANIINSDPLKVNIPVIGGHTGRTILPILSQCDPPFKGTDEEREALIQRVQNAGTEVVNAKDGLGSATLSMAFAAAQFINSLIKGIKGSEDECVVECAYVESDVTEAQFFATPLKLGPQGIAENKGLPDLDDEERKALDCMLPILKESIEKGIKLGEGMLTSCA, encoded by the coding sequence atgtttgttGCCTCTCGATTGTTAGCCCATGTGGGCAAACTGCCTCCCATGGTCCAGCCGCTTGCATGCATCAACCGCGGTCTCAAAGTCACCGTTGTGGGTTCGGTGGGTGGCATTGGCCAGCCGCTGTCCCTTCTTCTCAAGCTGAATCCGGACGTATCGACCCTCTCGCTGTACGACATAAAGAATACAACCGGAGTGGGGGTAGATCTATCCCATATCAACACCCGTGCTACGGTGTGCCCGTTCGAGGGTAAGGATGGCTTGAAAAAAGCTATGGACAAGTCTGATATAGTGGTGATACCGGCGGGTTTGCCACGTAAGCCCGGAATGAAGCGCGAGGATTTGGTGGACGTGAATGCCAGCGTTGCCTGCGAAGTGGCTTTTGCGGCCAGTGCCGTCTGTCCCGGCGCCATGCTGGCCTTCATCACGAATCCCATCAATGTGATAGTGCCCATCGTGGCCACGATTCTCAAGGCAAAGGGTACCTACGATCCGAATCGACTCTTCGGTGTCACCAGTCTGGATGTGGTACGTGCCCAGACCTTTGTGGCGAACATCATCAACTCCGATCCCCTGAAAGTGAATATACCCGTGATCGGTGGCCATACTGGTCGCACCATCCTGCCCATCCTGTCGCAGTGCGATCCCCCCTTCAAGGGCACTGATGAGGAGCGCGAGGCGTTGATACAACGCGTCCAAAACGCGGGCACCGAGGTGGTTAATGCCAAGGATGGCCTGGGATCGGCCACCCTATCGATGGCCTTTGCAGCCGCTCAGTTTATAAACTCACTGATAAAGGGTATCAAGGGTTCGGAGGACGAGTGCGTTGTGGAGTGCGCCTATGTGGAGTCCGATGTCACCGAGGCCCAGTTCTTCGCCACACCCCTGAAACTGGGACCCCAGGGTATCGCGGAAAATAAGGGTTTGCCCGACTTGGACGATGAGGAGAGGAAAGCTTTAGACTGCATGCTGCCCATTTTGAAGGAGAGCATCGAAAAGGGCATCAAATTGGGCGAGGGTATGCTGACCAGTTGCGCataa
- the LOC122616990 gene encoding malate dehydrogenase, mitochondrial — translation MVLLTSLKSQTKLATWRVVVRTLKVAVVGAGGGIGQPLSLLLRRCPGIDELALHDISDMKGIAADLSHVSQTGKVLGFSGEQELEPAVSGADVVVVAAGMPRLPGMQRDHLMAANGNVAVKVATAVSNASPRALLAFITNPVNMIVPTAAEVLKAYGTFDPRRLFGVTTLDVVRSKKFIGDSMNISPDEVNIPVIGGHAGITILPLISQCQPRYRCDPQEIHKLTHRIQEAGTEVVNAKAGNGSATLSMAFAGATFVDSLLRGIRGQEGLVECAFVASELTDAPFFASPLELGKDGIKGYIPLPQMSDYEKEALEKLLPVLRQNADEGVNFARTFLKAQSQSPLPAALP, via the coding sequence ATGGTTTTACTGACGAGTCTTAAAAGCCAGACAAAACTTGCCACATGGCGCGTTGTGGTGCGCACTTTAAAGGTCGCCGTTGTGGGCGCCGGAGGTGGAATTGGACAACCGCTATCGCTTTTGCTCCGTCGCTGTCCTGGAATCGATGAACTGGCTCTGCACGATATCAGCGACATGAAGGGAATCGCTGCAGATCTGTCCCATGTCAGCCAAACGGGAAAGGTGCTAGGTTTTAGCGGTGAACAGGAACTGGAGCCGGCGGTGAGTGGAGCTGATGTGGTGGTCGTGGCCGCAGGAATGCCTCGTCTGCCAGGAATGCAAAGGGATCACCTGATGGCCGCCAATGGAAATGTTGCTGTGAAAGTGGCCACCGCCGTTAGCAATGCCTCTCCACGAGCTCTTCTGGCCTTCATCACCAATCCCGTCAACATGATTGTGCCCACAGCAGCGGAGGTTCTAAAGGCCTATGGAACTTTTGATCCTCGGCGACTCTTTGGTGTTACCACTTTGGATGTTGTTCGGTCGAAAAAGTTCATTGGCGACTCTATGAACATATCTCCGGATGAAGTTAACATTCCAGTTATTGGTGGCCATGCCGGGATCACAATTCTACCCCTCATCTCGCAGTGTCAGCCGCGGTATAGATGTGATCCCCAGGAGATACACAAACTGACTCATCGCATTCAGGAGGCGGGCACAGAGGTGGTCAATGCCAAAGCTGGTAATGGATCTGCCACCTTATCGATGGCTTTTGCTGGGGCTACTTTCGTGGACTCCCTGCTGCGTGGAATTCGTGGACAGGAGGGCCTCGTCGAGTGTGCCTTTGTCGCCTCCGAGTTAACCGATGCCCCATTCTTCGCCAGTCCATTGGAGTTGGGAAAGGATGGCATCAAGGGCTATATACCACTTCCCCAGATGAGTGACTACGAGAAGGAGGCTTTGGAAAAGCTACTACCTGTTCTAAGACAGAACGCCGATGAGGGTGTCAATTTTGCCAGAACTTTTTTGAAAGCACAATCACAGTCACCCCTTCCAGCGGCtttgccataa